Proteins co-encoded in one Spirosoma endbachense genomic window:
- a CDS encoding nuclear transport factor 2 family protein, which yields MKTNENERGAIEQALKRYYFQGIYEGNVDLLNKVFFPGAFVFGDVKGKPYAKTLAEYLDGVAHRTSPKDSGQPYETEIIEIDVINSIAVAKVRVTMYEFNYYDFLAFHQLDGQWVIVNKLLTHVER from the coding sequence ATGAAAACGAATGAGAATGAAAGGGGGGCAATCGAACAAGCGCTGAAAAGGTATTATTTCCAGGGGATTTACGAGGGCAATGTTGACTTACTGAATAAAGTATTTTTTCCAGGTGCATTTGTCTTTGGCGATGTAAAAGGGAAGCCTTACGCCAAAACCCTGGCTGAGTACCTTGATGGAGTAGCCCACCGAACCAGCCCCAAAGATTCAGGGCAGCCCTATGAAACGGAGATTATCGAGATTGATGTCATTAATTCAATCGCCGTGGCCAAAGTGCGGGTGACAATGTATGAGTTCAATTATTATGACTTTCTGGCTTTTCATCAGCTAGATGGGCAATGGGTGATTGTCAATAAACTGCTTACCCACGTCGAACGGTAA
- a CDS encoding alpha/beta hydrolase, with protein MNRLLLGLYLSVTFILSTRTQAQVKNIVLVHGAFADGSGYQKLYTILNGHGYKVSIVGNPNTGVEDDLAATKRILDRQEGPVILVGHSYGGAIITLAGNSPNVVGLVYIAAFSPDEGESLGQLLSTYPADPKSGILPPVDGFVWYDQAKFHAGFCADLPNEVAEYMYASQVPVAVSAFTHVFKNVAWKTKPTWHIVATEDHSIPPDLERFMGKRTGGTVSEIKGNHVIFISQPKAVAAIIETAAKHSLLK; from the coding sequence ATGAACAGGCTATTACTTGGGCTTTACTTGTCGGTCACATTCATTCTGAGCACTAGGACGCAGGCACAGGTGAAAAACATTGTACTGGTTCACGGGGCCTTTGCCGACGGATCCGGCTATCAAAAGTTGTATACTATTTTAAACGGTCATGGCTATAAGGTCAGTATCGTTGGTAATCCGAATACGGGGGTGGAAGATGATCTGGCCGCCACCAAAAGGATATTGGATCGACAGGAAGGGCCTGTCATTCTGGTTGGGCATTCGTATGGTGGAGCGATCATTACGCTGGCCGGGAATTCGCCAAATGTTGTCGGTCTAGTCTACATAGCCGCATTTTCCCCTGATGAAGGAGAATCGCTCGGACAATTACTAAGTACTTATCCAGCTGATCCTAAGTCCGGAATACTTCCTCCGGTAGATGGGTTTGTCTGGTATGATCAGGCGAAATTCCATGCTGGTTTTTGCGCTGATCTGCCAAATGAAGTAGCTGAATACATGTATGCTTCTCAGGTTCCAGTGGCCGTATCTGCCTTTACGCATGTATTCAAGAATGTCGCCTGGAAAACGAAGCCAACCTGGCACATTGTTGCCACAGAAGATCATTCTATACCACCAGATCTAGAGCGGTTCATGGGCAAACGAACAGGTGGTACCGTTTCGGAGATCAAAGGAAACCACGTAATCTTTATTTCACAACCAAAAGCGGTTGCTGCAATCATAGAAACGGCGGCTAAGCATTCCTTGCTGAAATAA
- a CDS encoding DUF2798 domain-containing protein, whose translation MKQKIAFALIMGFITTGSISFTLVSLNIGFTKAFLGNWFRSWLIAYVVVVPVIVLFGSWVQALIAYLFKEKPLVPRED comes from the coding sequence ATGAAACAAAAAATTGCTTTCGCTCTTATCATGGGATTCATTACTACAGGCTCCATCTCGTTTACGCTGGTTAGCCTGAATATTGGATTTACTAAAGCATTTCTGGGAAACTGGTTTCGGTCCTGGCTGATTGCCTACGTAGTCGTCGTTCCGGTTATAGTGCTGTTTGGCTCCTGGGTACAGGCACTAATCGCTTATTTATTTAAAGAAAAACCATTGGTTCCCCGTGAGGATTAA
- a CDS encoding epoxide hydrolase family protein, with amino-acid sequence MIKVLFAPLLAAAGGFGLAVQDTPGNAQIRQSVKDPVVSDAVRPFHINVPEVELGELRRRVLATRWPERETVTDQSQGVKLDKIQALVHYWGTGYNWRKAEKKLNALPQFVTTIDGLDIQFVHVRSKHPNALPLIMTHGWPGSIFELIKVIGPLTDPTAYGGRAEDAFDLVLPSMPGYGFSEKPKGTGWDADRIAKAWAVLMKRLGYKHYVSQGGDWGSVVADKMAHQKPAGLLGIHVNMPATVPADVAKALNDGDPAPAGLSDKEKAAFKSLNYLYTKGSGYAAMMVTRPQTLGYGLTDSPAGLAAFFYDKFNEWTYSGGDADKAFTKDEMLDDITLYWLTNTAVSSAQLYWENNANNFNAVDISIPAAITVFPGEIYQAPRSWAERSYHKLIYFNEVDKGGHFAAWEQPELFSAELRAAFKSLRGVTN; translated from the coding sequence CTCCGATGCGGTCCGACCTTTTCACATCAACGTTCCCGAAGTTGAACTGGGTGAACTCCGCCGACGCGTGTTGGCCACTCGATGGCCCGAGCGGGAAACAGTTACGGATCAATCTCAGGGTGTAAAACTGGATAAGATTCAGGCACTTGTTCATTACTGGGGAACCGGCTATAACTGGCGTAAGGCAGAAAAGAAATTAAATGCGCTGCCTCAATTCGTTACAACGATTGACGGACTCGACATTCAGTTTGTGCATGTCCGCTCTAAACATCCCAACGCACTACCCCTCATTATGACTCATGGCTGGCCAGGTTCCATATTCGAGCTTATCAAAGTAATTGGTCCGCTCACCGACCCCACCGCATACGGTGGCCGTGCAGAGGACGCATTTGATTTGGTTCTGCCCTCCATGCCGGGTTATGGATTTTCGGAAAAACCGAAGGGTACTGGCTGGGATGCAGATCGCATTGCAAAAGCCTGGGCTGTACTGATGAAACGATTGGGCTATAAGCACTATGTGTCTCAGGGTGGTGATTGGGGTTCGGTGGTTGCCGATAAGATGGCGCATCAGAAGCCAGCCGGATTGCTGGGTATCCACGTCAATATGCCAGCCACCGTGCCAGCAGACGTAGCAAAAGCCCTCAACGATGGCGATCCGGCTCCTGCCGGATTGTCTGATAAAGAGAAAGCCGCATTCAAGTCTCTCAATTATTTATACACAAAAGGCAGTGGGTACGCTGCCATGATGGTGACCCGACCGCAAACTCTGGGCTATGGACTAACGGATTCACCGGCAGGTCTCGCAGCTTTTTTCTATGATAAGTTCAATGAGTGGACGTATAGCGGTGGAGATGCTGATAAAGCATTTACAAAAGATGAGATGCTCGATGATATTACACTCTACTGGCTGACCAATACGGCTGTCTCTTCCGCCCAGCTTTACTGGGAAAATAACGCCAACAACTTCAACGCCGTGGATATTTCGATTCCTGCTGCTATAACAGTCTTTCCCGGAGAAATCTACCAGGCGCCACGAAGCTGGGCCGAGCGTAGTTATCACAAACTCATCTATTTCAATGAGGTCGATAAAGGTGGTCACTTTGCTGCCTGGGAACAACCGGAGCTCTTTTCGGCCGAACTCCGGGCTGCGTTTAAATCATTGCGTGGCGTAACGAATTAG
- a CDS encoding redoxin domain-containing protein — protein sequence MFDNLNYDRRRFLGTAAMTLAATQFGMTNVGGQELTPKAVQLPTERALVSIRNATTWLNSTPLTAADIRGKVVLIDFWTYTCINWLRTLPYVRAWANKYKDQGLVVIGVHTPEFAFEKNVENVRRAAKDMRVDYPIAVDNGYMIWNAFENRYWPALYFIDGQGQIRDHQFGEGDYERAERIIQQLLKEAGTGGTQQELTAIEASGAEVAADWGSLKSPENYLGYDRTENFASPGGAVLDKRHVYELPKKLKLNQWALSGDWTVEKQAITLNKAQGRIANRFHARDLHLVIGPSASDKPVRFRVLIDGLPPVAAHGVDVDNQGYGMVTEQRLYQLIRQPKPIADRQFEIEFLDSGVDAFAFTFG from the coding sequence ATGTTTGACAATCTCAACTATGATCGCCGTCGTTTTTTAGGCACGGCGGCCATGACCCTGGCAGCCACCCAGTTTGGTATGACGAATGTCGGTGGGCAAGAGCTGACACCCAAAGCGGTTCAGTTACCCACCGAACGAGCATTAGTATCTATTCGGAACGCAACCACCTGGCTTAATTCAACACCGCTGACGGCTGCCGACATACGAGGGAAAGTTGTCCTGATTGACTTCTGGACCTACACCTGCATCAATTGGTTACGTACCCTTCCCTATGTTAGAGCATGGGCTAATAAATACAAAGATCAGGGGTTGGTGGTGATCGGGGTACACACACCAGAGTTCGCTTTTGAGAAAAACGTTGAGAATGTGAGAAGAGCTGCCAAAGACATGCGGGTTGATTATCCGATTGCGGTAGACAATGGCTATATGATCTGGAATGCGTTCGAGAACCGGTATTGGCCAGCTCTTTACTTCATTGATGGGCAAGGGCAAATCCGGGATCATCAATTCGGAGAGGGGGACTATGAACGGGCAGAACGCATCATTCAGCAGTTGCTAAAGGAAGCTGGAACAGGCGGTACTCAACAGGAGTTGACTGCCATCGAAGCAAGCGGGGCAGAAGTGGCTGCCGATTGGGGTAGCTTAAAGTCGCCGGAAAACTACCTTGGTTATGACCGTACGGAGAACTTTGCGTCTCCCGGTGGCGCCGTTTTGGATAAGCGACACGTTTATGAATTGCCCAAAAAGCTGAAGCTTAATCAGTGGGCACTTTCGGGTGATTGGACGGTAGAAAAACAGGCGATTACGCTCAACAAGGCACAGGGGCGAATCGCGAATCGTTTTCACGCCCGCGATCTTCATCTCGTCATAGGGCCTTCTGCATCAGATAAGCCGGTGCGATTTCGTGTACTCATTGATGGACTGCCACCCGTTGCTGCGCACGGTGTTGACGTTGATAATCAAGGGTATGGCATGGTCACTGAACAGCGGCTGTATCAATTGATCCGGCAGCCAAAACCCATCGCTGACCGGCAATTCGAGATTGAATTTTTAGACTCAGGTGTGGACGCTTTTGCATTCACATTCGGCTGA
- a CDS encoding SDR family NAD(P)-dependent oxidoreductase — protein sequence MRTQTVIVTGASSGIGKEVARYFLEKGDNVVINSATASKLEETFRELGGGPNLAWVVGNVSDKATGELLVKTAVERFGSADILINNAGIYETKPFLEVDEPYLDRFLSTNFKGTFFTTQAVIPQMLKQHDGVVINIGTPLVEHALDGAPSTAPISSKGAIHALTVQLAAEFGRDNIRINTIAPGQIRTPMHGEDADNGAGLHLLNRIGEAEEVAHMVYAIAKNKFVTGAIINVDGGMAAGHHLN from the coding sequence ATGAGAACGCAAACTGTAATCGTTACCGGTGCATCATCCGGTATCGGCAAAGAAGTTGCCCGCTACTTTCTCGAAAAAGGCGACAATGTAGTGATCAACTCGGCAACGGCGTCAAAATTGGAAGAGACGTTTCGCGAGCTTGGTGGAGGACCTAATCTTGCCTGGGTAGTTGGAAATGTTAGCGATAAAGCAACGGGAGAGCTTCTGGTTAAAACGGCTGTTGAGCGATTCGGCTCTGCTGATATTCTGATCAACAATGCCGGCATCTACGAAACCAAGCCATTTCTGGAAGTAGACGAGCCCTATCTAGATCGTTTTTTGAGCACCAACTTTAAAGGTACGTTTTTCACGACGCAGGCAGTGATTCCGCAAATGTTGAAACAGCATGACGGGGTTGTGATTAACATTGGTACACCGCTGGTCGAGCATGCTTTAGACGGTGCTCCATCCACGGCGCCTATTTCAAGCAAGGGCGCTATCCATGCGCTGACGGTACAGTTGGCCGCTGAATTTGGCAGAGATAATATTCGCATCAATACCATTGCCCCCGGTCAGATTCGTACGCCTATGCATGGTGAAGACGCGGATAATGGAGCTGGCCTGCATCTGCTGAACCGGATTGGTGAAGCAGAAGAAGTAGCGCATATGGTGTACGCGATTGCCAAAAATAAGTTCGTCACAGGTGCCATCATCAATGTGGACGGTGGTATGGCCGCTGGCCATCATCTAAACTGA
- a CDS encoding tautomerase family protein, protein MPYVKIEVTREGVTRQQKQELIKGVTDLITTVLNKDPQLTHVVIQEVDLDDWGYAGEQTSVLREQGITADRH, encoded by the coding sequence ATGCCATACGTAAAAATTGAAGTGACTCGCGAAGGTGTTACCCGCCAACAGAAACAGGAACTGATCAAAGGGGTAACAGATCTGATTACTACTGTGCTCAATAAAGATCCCCAGCTGACGCACGTGGTTATCCAGGAAGTTGATCTGGACGATTGGGGGTATGCTGGTGAACAAACATCGGTTTTGAGAGAGCAGGGAATTACTGCCGACAGGCATTAA
- a CDS encoding YceI family protein has protein sequence MDIQQFNINGAQSTIDWVGRKVTGAHNGTIAIKEGALLFRDDELTGGRFVIDTRSIKILDVTDPATNAQFAGHLASDDFFSSEQYPEATFEISQVEPRENGSYHVEGKLTIKGITHPSNFDALVNRSGNSATATGKITIDRTKYGIKFRSSRFFQNLGDNLIYNNFDLNIRLTAEAITQLAHA, from the coding sequence ATGGATATTCAACAGTTCAATATCAATGGCGCCCAAAGCACGATTGACTGGGTCGGCCGTAAAGTAACCGGTGCGCATAATGGCACAATTGCGATCAAGGAAGGAGCATTACTTTTTCGTGATGACGAGCTTACCGGCGGGAGATTTGTCATTGACACCCGGTCTATCAAAATCCTCGACGTTACCGATCCGGCCACGAATGCACAGTTTGCCGGCCACCTGGCTTCCGATGACTTTTTTAGTTCAGAGCAGTACCCAGAAGCCACCTTTGAAATCAGCCAGGTTGAACCCCGCGAAAACGGTTCCTATCACGTTGAGGGCAAACTGACAATTAAAGGAATTACGCATCCCTCCAATTTTGATGCACTAGTGAATCGGTCGGGTAATTCGGCTACTGCTACAGGTAAAATCACCATAGACCGGACGAAGTACGGCATAAAGTTCCGCTCCTCCAGATTCTTCCAAAACCTGGGCGATAACCTGATCTATAACAATTTTGATCTGAATATCAGATTGACTGCCGAAGCGATAACCCAGCTAGCTCACGCCTAA